In Streptantibioticus cattleyicolor NRRL 8057 = DSM 46488, a genomic segment contains:
- a CDS encoding TniB family NTP-binding protein has product MTASGSGDPKDQWPSRERLAELVLRPTLHRDTFEGWQHYRLTRGQLLPPPHLTPKQWAVLPVDRRFDYDMFRRLTNVNLPLQQTPMAAKVTRLIKRRLHGNALKMDDPTLAGVMVSGFGHYGKTATVSAVCAAFEDSWLQLHDFLNPAAVPGTADLHAPVVYVSTPVTATPKSTCQAILRFFRADTRASATLPRLVQLVADTLRDHGVRALVLDDISRLRMHRADDQDVLDLIRALMSLGVTLILTGVNIPGTGLLREAKWNARQQQWVLPPLESTRVNGLEPTQTEHRFELVEMDRFRYTTSEQINTFLQHLHGIEAHLRLLNAKPGMLTTGTMPEYLMRRTNGIVGLLSRLIEDGCQEAMDSGHEMLDEGTLDEIVIRRDDPQLAPEEVDPTPPATAGRTPARRRRGRNTVFDDHGPASAAGSAG; this is encoded by the coding sequence GTGACGGCATCCGGATCAGGCGATCCGAAGGACCAGTGGCCGTCGCGGGAACGGCTCGCCGAACTCGTGCTGCGGCCCACGCTGCACCGCGACACCTTCGAGGGCTGGCAGCACTACCGGCTCACCCGCGGCCAGTTGCTGCCCCCGCCGCACCTGACCCCGAAGCAGTGGGCGGTCCTGCCCGTCGACCGCCGCTTCGACTACGACATGTTCCGCCGGCTGACGAACGTGAACCTACCGCTCCAGCAGACCCCGATGGCAGCGAAGGTGACCCGGCTGATCAAGCGCCGACTGCACGGCAACGCGCTCAAGATGGACGACCCGACACTGGCCGGGGTGATGGTCAGCGGCTTCGGCCACTACGGCAAGACCGCCACGGTCAGCGCGGTCTGCGCGGCATTCGAGGACTCCTGGCTGCAGCTGCACGACTTCCTCAACCCCGCCGCCGTCCCCGGCACCGCCGACCTGCACGCGCCGGTCGTCTATGTCTCAACCCCCGTCACCGCCACCCCGAAAAGCACCTGCCAGGCCATCCTGCGGTTCTTCCGCGCCGACACGCGCGCCTCGGCGACACTGCCCCGCCTGGTCCAGCTGGTCGCCGACACGTTGCGGGACCACGGGGTCCGCGCGCTGGTGCTGGACGACATCAGCCGGCTGCGAATGCACCGCGCTGACGACCAGGACGTCCTCGACCTGATCCGCGCGCTCATGAGCCTGGGCGTCACCTTGATCCTCACCGGGGTGAACATCCCCGGCACCGGGCTGCTGCGCGAGGCGAAGTGGAACGCGCGTCAGCAGCAGTGGGTGCTGCCCCCGCTGGAGTCCACCCGCGTCAACGGCCTGGAGCCCACCCAGACCGAGCACCGCTTCGAGCTGGTCGAAATGGACCGCTTCCGCTACACCACCAGCGAACAGATCAACACGTTCCTGCAGCACCTGCACGGCATCGAGGCCCACCTGCGGCTGCTGAACGCCAAGCCGGGCATGCTGACCACGGGCACGATGCCGGAGTATCTGATGCGCCGCACGAACGGCATCGTCGGACTCCTGAGCCGTCTCATCGAGGACGGCTGCCAGGAAGCCATGGACAGCGGCCACGAGATGCTGGACGAAGGCACGCTGGACGAGATCGTGATCCGCCGCGACGACCCGCAGCTGGCCCCCGAAGAGGTCGACCCCACACCGCCGGCCACCGCTGGGCGGACACCCGCCCGCCGGCGCCGCGGCCGCAACACCGTCTTCGACGACCACGGCCCCGCCTCGGCGGCCGGCTCGGCCGGCTGA
- a CDS encoding tyrosine-type recombinase/integrase — protein sequence MALAVVRDLRQARGVPSPEELEDFETDVLAGFVLARASAGLTDGTIQCDVGHLEKVRDWFGRPLWEMEPPDADVYFGKVLRDATPSLRAGRAGAISVFFDFLELRHRAELHQLTGRLVECPLDEMNRPRATVTPQLRIPPNHDEIEVLFAGWRDDLASCRKFAPAARNYAVARLSADVGLRINEARMLDLDDVRWDLGRFGKLNVRFGKGSRRSGPRQRMVPLINGADRNLRWYVEEVWGHFGADHTLPGAALFPSERRSVSGRASTEVFRTALAEATGRHLPAWAGKLTPHVLRHFCASQLYLSGMDLIAVQELLGHTWIATTMRYIHVHRTHIEDAWTAAHQRAETRWKGLTR from the coding sequence GTGGCCCTGGCTGTTGTCCGCGACCTGCGGCAGGCCCGCGGCGTGCCGAGTCCGGAGGAGCTGGAGGACTTCGAGACCGACGTCCTGGCCGGGTTCGTTCTGGCCCGTGCGTCGGCCGGTCTGACCGATGGGACGATCCAGTGCGATGTCGGGCACCTGGAGAAGGTGCGGGACTGGTTCGGCAGGCCGCTATGGGAGATGGAACCTCCGGACGCCGATGTGTACTTCGGCAAGGTCCTCCGCGACGCGACCCCCTCCCTGCGGGCGGGCCGGGCCGGCGCCATCAGCGTGTTCTTCGACTTCCTGGAGCTGCGGCACCGGGCCGAGCTGCACCAGCTGACCGGACGGCTAGTCGAGTGCCCGCTCGACGAGATGAACCGTCCCCGCGCGACCGTCACGCCGCAGCTGCGGATCCCGCCGAACCACGACGAGATCGAGGTGCTCTTTGCCGGGTGGCGCGACGACCTCGCCAGCTGCCGCAAGTTCGCTCCGGCTGCCCGGAATTACGCTGTCGCCCGCCTGTCCGCCGACGTGGGCCTGCGGATCAACGAGGCCCGGATGCTCGATCTGGACGATGTCCGCTGGGACCTGGGCCGGTTCGGAAAGCTGAACGTGCGCTTCGGCAAGGGCTCCCGCCGTTCCGGTCCCCGCCAGCGGATGGTGCCGCTGATCAACGGCGCGGATCGCAACCTGCGTTGGTACGTCGAAGAGGTCTGGGGCCACTTCGGTGCTGACCACACTCTCCCCGGAGCGGCGCTGTTCCCCTCCGAGCGGCGCTCGGTCTCCGGCCGGGCCAGCACCGAGGTGTTCCGCACCGCGCTGGCCGAGGCCACCGGCCGCCACCTCCCGGCCTGGGCCGGGAAGCTCACCCCGCATGTCCTGCGGCACTTCTGCGCCTCCCAGCTCTACCTGTCCGGGATGGACCTGATCGCGGTCCAAGAACTGCTCGGACACACCTGGATCGCCACGACGATGCGCTATATCCACGTGCACCGCACCCACATCGAAGACGCCTGGACGGCCGCCCACCAGCGCGCCGAGACCCGGTGGAAGGGACTGACCCGATGA
- a CDS encoding SPDY domain-containing protein: MSTQQPYDQDPYQEVLVTPMYLAGSNGTGDAGFAPVAHWPHHYLDEGPCQLLVTSPDQRIRIGWFGDDFELWKITAAEDAVSAPRWTATFNHVTPAEIVAGLTTALAHDYAEADVHEGNGRFLVNPSPYWADAVQPLTDAGWTRDGGAELGTVEIIAPDGQAGVLIDKRLSGPNAETVELWAGPPGWGTRAEAVFTARTPSHLIAATAAAMADSAPVVRERHQLDRAMEHLVTLTPVGPPAPEGPRTPTPLDVRRTAVTQAVQRATRFPQTAADLRVMAARSRTAASAQNRSSSPAPALGARPLANSSAPRRSR, encoded by the coding sequence ATGAGCACCCAGCAGCCCTACGACCAGGATCCCTACCAAGAGGTACTGGTCACTCCCATGTACCTGGCCGGCTCCAACGGAACCGGAGACGCCGGCTTCGCCCCCGTCGCGCACTGGCCGCACCACTACCTCGACGAGGGCCCCTGCCAGCTCCTTGTCACCTCGCCCGACCAGAGGATCCGTATCGGCTGGTTCGGCGACGACTTCGAGCTGTGGAAGATCACCGCAGCCGAGGACGCCGTCTCCGCGCCCCGGTGGACGGCAACTTTCAACCATGTCACCCCGGCCGAGATCGTCGCCGGTCTCACCACCGCTCTGGCCCACGACTACGCCGAAGCCGATGTCCACGAGGGCAACGGGCGCTTTCTGGTGAACCCGTCGCCGTACTGGGCCGACGCCGTCCAGCCACTGACCGATGCCGGCTGGACCCGCGACGGCGGGGCCGAACTCGGCACGGTCGAGATCATCGCACCTGACGGGCAAGCAGGCGTACTGATCGACAAACGCCTCTCCGGTCCGAATGCCGAAACCGTGGAACTGTGGGCGGGTCCGCCCGGCTGGGGCACACGCGCGGAAGCGGTCTTCACAGCCCGAACCCCGTCCCATCTGATTGCCGCGACGGCTGCGGCGATGGCAGATTCAGCCCCGGTAGTGCGCGAGCGCCACCAGCTCGATCGGGCGATGGAGCACCTGGTCACGCTCACCCCCGTCGGCCCGCCGGCCCCCGAGGGCCCTCGAACTCCCACCCCACTCGACGTGCGCCGCACCGCTGTCACCCAGGCCGTCCAACGCGCCACACGTTTCCCGCAGACAGCCGCCGACCTCCGGGTCATGGCCGCCCGCAGCCGCACGGCGGCTTCCGCACAGAACCGGTCGAGCAGTCCCGCACCCGCGCTGGGGGCCAGGCCGCTGGCCAACTCTTCGGCCCCTCGCCGTAGCCGCTGA
- a CDS encoding DnaB-like helicase N-terminal domain-containing protein — MNPLLEAEQAVLGSVLLDPGQLPHLEWLAPDHFYRPVHQALFAALRKLRNDGHPALNEKTVPLSWVTDAVDEAGLHVRGLTAAYAHTLIQSCPRPAHAPVYGRMVLEGAIHRSVTEHAIRLHQAARADALQGEVEGALHYADVLAGVLSELAHRWGTEPRPVAPATPPASAPIAPPQARAGRTAEDERFLLAVLAERPKAMDEVVGWLRPGDFADPAHGQLYRCLGALHHRGEPIDWVTLLWEAQRRGLLADGTVSSDQLTAICDGVGPGSAEWLGELVMRSSVTRTAATSARAIRALAENEALAPGQLINHALHALGPLDEVRTRWQAANGLPTSTPTAPAPSSNGPPPARVHAALARSAPRPVSPPSARPSSAPHPAVARPPSRGHG, encoded by the coding sequence ATGAACCCCCTGCTGGAGGCCGAGCAGGCGGTACTCGGCTCCGTCCTGCTCGACCCGGGACAACTCCCGCACCTGGAGTGGCTCGCACCGGATCACTTCTACCGGCCGGTCCACCAAGCGCTGTTCGCCGCGCTGCGTAAGCTCCGAAACGATGGCCACCCCGCGCTGAACGAAAAGACCGTACCGCTGTCATGGGTGACCGATGCGGTCGACGAGGCCGGCCTCCACGTCCGTGGGCTGACCGCGGCGTACGCCCACACCCTGATCCAGTCCTGCCCGCGTCCCGCGCATGCTCCCGTGTACGGCCGCATGGTGCTGGAGGGCGCGATCCATCGCAGCGTCACGGAACACGCGATCCGTCTTCACCAGGCGGCTCGCGCCGACGCCCTGCAGGGCGAAGTCGAGGGAGCCCTGCACTACGCGGACGTCCTCGCCGGGGTGCTCAGTGAGCTTGCGCATCGGTGGGGAACCGAACCGCGCCCGGTCGCGCCGGCCACTCCGCCGGCCAGCGCCCCCATCGCCCCGCCGCAAGCTCGGGCGGGGCGGACCGCGGAGGACGAGCGGTTCCTTCTTGCCGTCCTTGCCGAGCGGCCGAAGGCCATGGACGAGGTGGTGGGCTGGCTGCGGCCGGGCGACTTCGCCGACCCGGCCCACGGGCAGCTCTACCGCTGCCTCGGCGCGCTGCACCACCGAGGCGAGCCCATCGATTGGGTCACCCTGCTCTGGGAGGCCCAGCGGCGCGGCCTGCTGGCCGACGGCACGGTGTCCAGCGACCAGCTCACCGCGATCTGCGACGGTGTGGGTCCTGGCAGCGCCGAGTGGCTCGGCGAGCTGGTGATGCGCTCCTCCGTCACCCGCACAGCGGCAACCTCTGCGCGTGCCATCCGTGCCCTGGCGGAGAACGAGGCACTGGCCCCCGGGCAGCTCATCAATCACGCCCTGCACGCCCTCGGCCCACTCGACGAAGTGCGTACGCGCTGGCAGGCCGCGAACGGCCTCCCCACTTCAACGCCGACCGCTCCGGCTCCTTCGTCGAACGGGCCTCCGCCCGCGCGGGTGCACGCTGCCCTCGCCCGCAGCGCGCCGCGGCCAGTCTCACCCCCCTCGGCCCGGCCCAGCTCTGCGCCCCATCCGGCCGTCGCGCGACCGCCTTCTCGCGGCCATGGCTGA
- a CDS encoding type IV secretory system conjugative DNA transfer family protein has translation MPAPRTSAPSTTTGSDALLYLLFGILGIALAFGSLAWLTGNATNFLFGAGPWSSFSATDALLHPDVLWPHLSPTALLVGSRIVPGLLSVFLTIVGVVLWMRLRGGPTNGLARKADLAPLLDKEITAKARSLRPSLSDRQKVAPADRGILLGTLSPGRANVRASWEDVIVAIMAPRSGKTSGLAIPAILAAPGPVLLTSNKAANDAFTATVDARAEVGTIWTLDPQQIAHHPREMWWDILADARDLAGAKRLAGHFVAASVDESNGSDFWSTAASNTLGALFLAAASHRRPITDVLAWLASPADRTPVDLLTDAGHDAVAAQLQGTVSGATETRDGIYETARQYASCLLDPDVAAWVTPSKDLPEFKPSAFATSRDTLYLLSKDGGGSASAIIAAAADAVMRAAVVVAEGSGGRLDPPALCVLDEAANVCKISDLPDLYSHLGSRGVIPMTILQSYRQGQRCWGEAGMDALWSAATVKIVGSGIDDADFADRLSRQVGDHDVQTTSVSTSDGGKSSSVSMRTERILPPDAIRALPKGKALLLATGIRVAMLDLRPWYKEPSAKVVGPASARATKAITERAIAKTHDRDDFGLSA, from the coding sequence ATGCCCGCACCTCGTACCAGCGCGCCCTCGACCACCACCGGGTCGGACGCGCTCCTCTACCTCCTCTTCGGCATACTCGGCATCGCGCTCGCCTTCGGTTCGCTGGCCTGGCTGACCGGCAATGCCACCAACTTCCTTTTCGGGGCGGGGCCTTGGTCCTCGTTCAGCGCGACGGACGCGCTGCTTCACCCCGATGTGCTGTGGCCGCACCTGAGCCCCACCGCCCTGCTGGTGGGCTCCCGGATCGTCCCCGGCCTGCTGTCCGTCTTCCTCACGATCGTCGGCGTGGTGCTGTGGATGCGGCTGCGCGGTGGCCCGACGAACGGCCTCGCCCGGAAGGCCGACCTCGCCCCGCTGCTGGACAAGGAGATCACGGCCAAGGCCAGGAGCCTGCGCCCCTCTCTGAGCGACCGGCAGAAGGTCGCCCCTGCTGACCGCGGCATCCTGCTCGGCACCCTCTCCCCGGGGCGGGCCAATGTCCGCGCGTCCTGGGAGGACGTGATCGTCGCGATCATGGCTCCGCGAAGCGGCAAGACCTCCGGACTCGCGATCCCCGCGATCCTCGCGGCGCCCGGCCCGGTCCTTCTCACCAGCAACAAGGCCGCGAACGACGCCTTCACCGCGACGGTGGACGCTCGCGCCGAGGTCGGCACGATCTGGACCCTCGACCCCCAGCAGATCGCCCACCACCCGCGCGAGATGTGGTGGGACATCCTGGCCGACGCCCGCGACCTGGCCGGGGCGAAACGTTTGGCCGGACACTTCGTCGCCGCCAGCGTGGACGAGTCGAACGGCTCCGACTTCTGGTCCACCGCCGCGAGCAACACGCTCGGCGCGCTGTTCCTCGCTGCCGCCAGCCACCGACGTCCGATCACCGACGTCCTGGCCTGGCTTGCCTCCCCCGCCGACCGGACCCCGGTCGACCTGCTCACCGATGCCGGCCACGACGCGGTCGCCGCCCAGCTCCAGGGCACCGTCTCCGGTGCGACCGAGACCCGCGACGGCATCTATGAGACCGCGAGGCAGTACGCGAGCTGCCTGCTCGACCCCGACGTCGCGGCCTGGGTCACACCCAGCAAGGACCTCCCCGAGTTCAAGCCCTCCGCCTTCGCCACGTCCCGCGACACCCTGTACCTCCTCAGCAAGGACGGCGGAGGCAGCGCGAGCGCGATCATCGCCGCAGCGGCCGACGCCGTGATGCGCGCCGCCGTGGTCGTCGCCGAGGGCTCCGGCGGACGGCTCGACCCGCCCGCCCTGTGCGTGCTCGACGAGGCGGCAAACGTCTGCAAGATCTCGGATCTCCCCGACCTGTACAGCCACTTGGGCAGCCGGGGCGTGATCCCGATGACGATTCTGCAGTCCTACCGGCAGGGCCAGCGGTGCTGGGGCGAGGCCGGAATGGACGCGCTCTGGTCTGCCGCCACCGTCAAGATCGTCGGAAGCGGCATCGACGACGCCGACTTCGCCGACCGACTCAGCAGGCAGGTCGGTGACCACGACGTCCAGACCACTTCGGTGTCGACCAGCGACGGCGGAAAGTCCAGCTCGGTCAGCATGCGCACCGAGCGGATCCTGCCGCCCGACGCGATCCGCGCGCTGCCCAAGGGCAAGGCACTGCTCCTGGCCACCGGCATCCGGGTTGCCATGCTTGACCTGCGGCCCTGGTACAAGGAGCCCTCCGCCAAGGTGGTCGGCCCGGCCTCCGCCCGTGCGACGAAGGCCATCACCGAACGGGCCATCGCCAAGACCCATGACCGCGACGACTTCGGACTGTCGGCGTGA
- a CDS encoding winged helix-turn-helix transcriptional regulator, with protein sequence MSTPMHPSAASIGAVDAQRVEDALSLIAPKWTTWSAQTLAQQGRPMRVRDVAARFPFVSEQLVGKRLAQMHADGLVTRVDNRHGAPYQLSALGESLSRVHRALAHWSQTNLSLGGPVAGAERVEDAVRRLHLRHSTAVIQVLDSGGPMRFVHIAEEAGLDNGFTRVRLNRLQVDGLVTRTGPRHGDPYVLTDAGRALGPVYAAVEQWSNPGAPRKHSTPPAPVTAATRTHTGVPLGADGIRTAAALRRSTAAPSALFSHAPQPQPRVPAAVTAQSAPSRVR encoded by the coding sequence ATGTCCACCCCCATGCACCCCTCCGCCGCATCGATCGGTGCGGTCGATGCTCAGCGCGTCGAGGACGCGCTCTCTCTGATAGCACCGAAGTGGACCACTTGGTCGGCTCAGACGCTGGCGCAGCAGGGCCGCCCCATGCGTGTGCGTGACGTCGCTGCCAGGTTCCCCTTCGTCAGCGAGCAGCTCGTCGGCAAGCGGCTTGCCCAGATGCACGCCGACGGTCTGGTCACCCGAGTCGACAACCGCCACGGGGCTCCGTACCAGCTCAGTGCCCTCGGCGAATCGCTGTCCCGGGTGCACCGTGCCCTTGCGCACTGGTCCCAGACCAACCTGTCGCTCGGCGGCCCGGTGGCCGGTGCAGAGCGCGTCGAAGACGCCGTGCGACGTCTGCACCTGCGGCATTCGACCGCCGTCATCCAGGTCCTCGACTCGGGCGGCCCCATGCGGTTCGTCCACATCGCCGAGGAGGCTGGCCTGGACAACGGCTTCACGCGGGTGCGACTCAACCGGCTTCAGGTCGATGGCCTGGTCACCCGTACCGGTCCGCGCCACGGCGACCCCTACGTCCTGACCGACGCCGGACGGGCCCTGGGCCCCGTATACGCGGCCGTCGAGCAGTGGAGCAACCCCGGTGCCCCGCGGAAGCACTCGACACCACCGGCCCCCGTCACGGCGGCCACCCGGACCCACACCGGCGTCCCTCTGGGGGCGGACGGCATCCGAACCGCAGCGGCCCTACGCCGGAGCACCGCCGCGCCGAGCGCCCTGTTCAGCCACGCACCGCAGCCGCAACCGCGGGTGCCGGCGGCTGTCACCGCCCAGTCGGCCCCCTCTCGGGTCCGGTGA
- a CDS encoding TniQ family protein, giving the protein MAVPDHRMARCLVPLPDESLPGFALRLGHRLRLPPGHILWRLGLLGAQTTATLAPSGRLFFIDPVKRERLARIIGATTGTVDQLTLHPLASRFPPVAHALGLPRPAGVLLKPRQIAPPWILSSFSRYCPHCLAGDGSAVQRRHGGPWLRRWRLATSFACVQHNVFLEHECPGCRRPSGLTLGGGWPGSLLLIGNPGLEDLHPAACRSDAERERPGVICGHRLDQPADTPPRPLPQHLADLQSRLDRLFDEDTAPEDAFAAFADLQTITALVLATWPAMADLVPTGQKAAVDEHLAAQETRLPGFLAQSAPRDDGVFWTYLPRSSIGAAAVLSVADRLLSLPDGELGQELAQLAPRCPERDNKRWGATWKLMDKDATLVRRAVVQQSLRRRPRPRIPSTAWSRRQVIPSLLALKIERRHGFAPENIPQELPDQWFRIFWTDANCPFPPHSRRFRRTAAILLVQAAEDMNAQQAAEYLGFPPGTNFLTTPAQQPVATGSDERTDELRESLYRLADHLAAIPATDHVDYRRRRRQHESWHLGDDAFAEFLERFVAANKRKPSAPADQLHEALSALIWSQVTGSEPCLAPCFRPPIAAPGRSTTKADPAIHLANRLRRDKPRSPYSVLLPLLADHAADLLATCQQSDSSLTVTIAGRHLAK; this is encoded by the coding sequence ATGGCCGTCCCCGACCACCGCATGGCCAGGTGCTTGGTCCCGCTGCCGGACGAGTCGCTGCCCGGCTTCGCGCTCCGCCTCGGCCACCGCCTCCGCCTGCCCCCGGGACACATCCTCTGGCGGCTCGGCCTCCTCGGCGCCCAGACCACCGCGACCCTCGCCCCGAGCGGCCGCCTGTTCTTCATCGACCCGGTCAAGCGTGAGCGGCTCGCCCGGATCATCGGGGCCACCACGGGGACCGTCGACCAGCTGACTCTGCATCCACTGGCCAGCCGGTTCCCGCCGGTGGCCCACGCGCTGGGCTTGCCCCGTCCTGCCGGCGTATTGCTCAAGCCCCGCCAGATCGCCCCGCCTTGGATCCTGTCCTCGTTCAGCCGCTACTGCCCCCATTGCCTGGCCGGGGACGGCTCGGCCGTCCAGCGGCGGCACGGCGGTCCCTGGCTTCGTCGCTGGCGACTGGCCACCAGCTTTGCCTGCGTCCAACACAACGTGTTTCTGGAACACGAGTGCCCCGGCTGCCGCCGGCCGTCCGGCCTCACGCTGGGCGGGGGCTGGCCCGGCTCGCTCCTCCTGATCGGCAACCCCGGGCTGGAAGATCTCCACCCGGCCGCCTGCCGCAGCGACGCCGAGCGCGAACGGCCCGGCGTGATCTGCGGGCACCGACTCGACCAGCCCGCCGACACGCCGCCGCGGCCCCTGCCGCAGCACCTCGCGGATCTGCAGTCCCGCCTCGACCGCCTCTTCGACGAGGACACCGCACCGGAGGACGCCTTCGCGGCCTTCGCCGACCTCCAGACGATCACCGCACTCGTCCTCGCGACCTGGCCCGCGATGGCGGACCTGGTCCCCACCGGTCAGAAAGCCGCCGTCGACGAGCACCTGGCCGCCCAGGAGACGCGACTGCCCGGCTTCCTCGCCCAGAGCGCACCGCGCGACGACGGCGTCTTCTGGACCTACCTGCCACGCTCGTCCATCGGCGCTGCCGCGGTCCTGTCCGTCGCCGACCGGTTGCTGAGCCTGCCCGATGGGGAACTCGGGCAGGAACTCGCACAGCTCGCCCCCCGATGCCCCGAACGCGACAACAAGCGCTGGGGAGCCACCTGGAAGCTCATGGACAAGGACGCCACACTCGTCCGGCGCGCAGTCGTCCAGCAATCCCTGCGCAGGCGTCCCCGGCCGCGCATCCCCTCCACAGCCTGGTCGCGACGCCAGGTCATCCCCTCGCTCCTCGCTCTCAAGATCGAACGCCGCCACGGTTTCGCTCCCGAGAACATCCCCCAGGAACTACCCGACCAGTGGTTCCGGATCTTCTGGACGGATGCCAACTGCCCGTTCCCGCCGCACTCGCGCAGGTTCCGGCGCACGGCCGCGATCCTGCTCGTCCAAGCCGCCGAAGACATGAACGCTCAACAGGCAGCCGAATATCTCGGCTTCCCGCCCGGCACCAACTTCCTGACCACCCCGGCCCAGCAGCCGGTCGCCACCGGCTCTGACGAACGCACGGACGAACTTCGCGAAAGCCTCTACCGGCTCGCCGACCACCTCGCCGCCATCCCCGCGACCGACCACGTCGACTACCGGCGTCGCCGCCGGCAACACGAGTCCTGGCACCTCGGAGACGACGCGTTCGCCGAGTTCCTCGAGCGCTTCGTCGCGGCCAACAAGCGAAAGCCGTCAGCCCCGGCAGACCAACTGCACGAGGCCCTCTCCGCACTCATCTGGTCACAGGTCACAGGCAGCGAGCCCTGCCTCGCCCCCTGCTTCCGCCCGCCCATCGCAGCCCCGGGCCGCAGCACCACCAAAGCCGATCCGGCCATCCACCTCGCCAACCGGCTCAGACGAGACAAGCCCCGCTCGCCCTACTCGGTCCTCCTGCCGCTGCTGGCCGACCACGCCGCCGACCTCCTTGCAACCTGCCAGCAGTCCGATTCGTCACTGACGGTCACCATCGCCGGACGTCACCTCGCAAAGTAA
- a CDS encoding helix-turn-helix domain-containing protein has translation MKWNLRLAAAHRGIWKASELQRLLAEHGLVISAGKMSGLWSSTPASIKLADLEVICVALDCEITEIMTPEPENVTRTTPTETPTVEAAGQTGTAPAVVPRSRGGRSLPPR, from the coding sequence ATGAAGTGGAATCTGCGACTGGCCGCGGCCCACCGAGGGATCTGGAAAGCGAGCGAGCTGCAACGGCTCCTCGCCGAGCACGGACTCGTGATCAGCGCCGGAAAGATGTCCGGCCTGTGGTCGAGCACCCCGGCCAGCATCAAGCTGGCCGATCTCGAAGTGATCTGCGTGGCGTTGGACTGCGAGATCACCGAGATCATGACGCCCGAGCCGGAGAACGTCACCCGCACCACGCCGACCGAGACGCCGACCGTCGAGGCCGCAGGACAGACCGGGACTGCCCCGGCAGTCGTGCCGCGCTCCCGTGGCGGCCGGTCCCTGCCACCGCGATGA
- a CDS encoding DUF4913 domain-containing protein, with product MSDPRKTAPDPEPFRVPDGDLDDLASALAKTMAEVRQHGVILDRLGSEPASAAPQPNDDVPSAEAADSAQEDGPTSVFILALGGEAYAVELAALSDWVNYLFLPVYGREISTTRPWCSQWHEHPEAVARLHALWLAWQQLTDAEAGLSGPSTWHRDHLDQALAHLRAPDGPFAACTTSPTRPNHRVLATPAPEQLGLAA from the coding sequence ATGTCCGACCCCCGCAAGACCGCCCCCGACCCCGAGCCGTTCCGCGTCCCTGACGGGGACCTCGACGACCTCGCCAGCGCACTCGCCAAGACGATGGCCGAGGTCAGGCAGCACGGTGTCATCCTCGACCGTCTGGGCTCCGAGCCCGCCTCCGCCGCACCCCAGCCGAACGACGACGTTCCGTCCGCGGAAGCAGCCGACTCCGCGCAGGAGGACGGCCCCACCTCGGTGTTCATCCTCGCCTTGGGCGGCGAGGCGTACGCCGTCGAACTCGCCGCCCTCAGCGACTGGGTGAACTACCTCTTCCTCCCGGTGTACGGCCGAGAGATCAGCACCACTCGCCCGTGGTGCTCGCAATGGCATGAGCACCCCGAGGCCGTCGCCCGGCTGCACGCCCTCTGGCTCGCATGGCAGCAGCTCACCGACGCCGAGGCTGGCCTGTCCGGTCCTTCGACGTGGCACCGCGACCACCTGGACCAGGCGCTGGCTCACCTACGTGCTCCCGACGGCCCTTTCGCCGCGTGCACGACGAGCCCGACCCGGCCCAACCACCGCGTGCTGGCCACTCCTGCCCCGGAGCAGTTGGGACTGGCGGCATGA